One window of Thermocoleostomius sinensis A174 genomic DNA carries:
- the petC gene encoding cytochrome b6-f complex iron-sulfur subunit — protein MAQLSETPDVPDLGRRQFMNLLTFGAVTGTVLGALYPVVKYFIPPSSGGSGGGTVAKDALGNDVLAANFLAEHKPGDRVLAQGLKGDPTYIVVEGPDAIADYGINAVCTHLGCVVPWNGGEGKFICPCHGSQYNSEGKVVRGPAPLSLALVHANVDDNGKVVFSQWTETDFRTGEDPWWA, from the coding sequence ATGGCTCAACTTTCTGAAACTCCAGATGTCCCTGATCTAGGGCGTCGTCAATTTATGAATTTATTGACCTTTGGAGCAGTGACGGGAACTGTTCTAGGGGCCTTATATCCGGTTGTAAAATACTTCATTCCTCCATCTAGTGGTGGTTCTGGTGGCGGCACGGTGGCCAAAGACGCACTGGGAAATGATGTGCTTGCAGCCAACTTTTTGGCAGAACACAAGCCCGGTGATCGAGTGCTGGCACAGGGACTTAAAGGAGACCCAACTTACATTGTGGTAGAAGGACCCGATGCAATTGCTGATTATGGCATCAACGCGGTTTGCACCCACTTGGGCTGCGTGGTGCCTTGGAACGGTGGTGAAGGTAAGTTTATTTGCCCGTGTCACGGCTCGCAATACAACAGCGAAGGCAAAGTTGTTCGAGGTCCTGCTCCTCTCTCTTTGGCCCTAGTTCATGCCAATGTTGACGACAATGGCAAGGTCGTCTTTAGCCAGTGGACTGAAACCGACTTCCGCACAGGCGAAGATCCTTGGTGGGCATAA
- the petA gene encoding cytochrome f, which translates to MKSTFWISLSLRGAKAVFKGALVMFVAIALLLGSDVIRPQAAAAYPFWAQQNYETPREATGRIVCANCHLAAKPVEIEVPQSVLPDKVFKAVVKIPYDTNVQQVLSTGEKGPLNVGAVLMLPDGFKIAPDDRIPEDMKEEVGPSYLFQPYAEGKENIVLVGPLPGDQYQEIVFPVLSPDPNTDKGIYFGKYQIHLGGNRGRGQVYPTGEKSNNAVYNASAAGTITQIAKADDGSYEVTIQSENGDVVVDKIPAGPDLIVSEGEEVAAGTALTNNPNVGGFGQRDTEIVLQSPNRIKGLIAFLAAVTLSQIMLILKKKQVEKVQAAEMSF; encoded by the coding sequence ATGAAATCAACGTTTTGGATATCGCTGTCGCTAAGAGGAGCCAAGGCTGTCTTTAAAGGCGCTTTGGTGATGTTTGTGGCTATTGCTTTGTTGTTGGGAAGTGATGTGATTCGCCCACAGGCAGCCGCTGCCTACCCCTTCTGGGCCCAGCAGAACTATGAAACACCCCGTGAAGCCACTGGCCGGATTGTTTGTGCCAACTGCCACCTTGCTGCAAAGCCCGTCGAAATTGAAGTTCCTCAATCTGTTTTGCCAGATAAGGTGTTTAAAGCTGTTGTCAAAATTCCCTACGATACCAATGTTCAACAGGTGTTGAGCACGGGTGAAAAAGGCCCGCTGAATGTTGGCGCCGTGCTGATGTTGCCCGATGGTTTTAAAATTGCACCAGACGATCGCATTCCTGAAGACATGAAAGAAGAGGTTGGTCCTTCCTATCTGTTCCAACCCTACGCAGAAGGCAAAGAAAATATTGTATTGGTGGGACCTTTACCTGGCGATCAATATCAAGAGATTGTTTTCCCGGTGCTCTCTCCTGACCCCAACACGGATAAAGGTATTTACTTTGGAAAATACCAAATTCATTTGGGCGGTAATCGTGGACGTGGTCAAGTCTATCCTACGGGTGAAAAGAGCAACAATGCCGTTTATAACGCTTCAGCAGCGGGAACCATCACCCAGATTGCCAAAGCCGATGATGGCAGCTATGAAGTCACTATTCAATCCGAAAATGGAGATGTGGTGGTAGACAAGATCCCGGCAGGACCAGATCTGATTGTGTCAGAAGGAGAAGAAGTTGCTGCTGGAACTGCTCTGACCAACAACCCGAATGTAGGTGGCTTTGGTCAACGAGATACTGAGATTGTGTTGCAAAGCCCGAATCGAATCAAAGGGTTGATTGCCTTCTTGGCAGCCGTAACACTGTCACAAATCATGCTGATTCTGAAGAAGAAGCAGGTCGAAAAGGTACAAGCTGCTGAGATGAGCTTCTAG
- a CDS encoding SDR family oxidoreductase, giving the protein MYLVTGASGDLGRRVVRRLREQELPVRAFVQLTSRYGELEQRGAEIFIGDLRQERDIQKACQGVDYIISTHGSNASTGSPQAIDYRANIDLIDAAKIAGVQHITFVSVLGVDRGYEDAPVFKAKWAVEQYLQASGLNYTILRPSGFASNLLPLAERFRQTGIYLQIGDPKIRTSIVSTDDLAKIAAESASNPDASRQIFAVGGPEVLERSQIPQIFGRIFNRDPIVINPPLLVLDGVRTVLGLLNPEAQKSLGTLRTLLANEFFCSPAEIDRLQTTFGLQMETVESYLRRYLSV; this is encoded by the coding sequence ATGTATTTAGTAACTGGCGCATCGGGTGATTTAGGTCGTCGAGTGGTACGGCGGCTACGCGAACAAGAGCTACCTGTGCGGGCGTTTGTGCAATTGACCTCGCGGTACGGCGAGCTAGAGCAACGCGGAGCCGAAATATTTATTGGTGATTTACGACAAGAGCGCGATATTCAAAAAGCGTGTCAAGGGGTTGACTATATCATCAGTACGCACGGTTCTAATGCCTCTACAGGTAGCCCTCAAGCCATCGATTATCGCGCCAACATTGACTTGATTGATGCGGCAAAGATAGCTGGGGTACAGCATATCACGTTCGTTTCAGTGCTAGGGGTCGATCGAGGTTATGAAGATGCGCCTGTGTTTAAGGCGAAGTGGGCCGTTGAACAGTATTTGCAGGCGAGTGGATTAAACTATACAATCTTACGCCCCTCTGGATTTGCGTCTAACTTATTGCCACTGGCAGAGCGCTTTCGCCAAACCGGAATTTATCTACAGATTGGCGACCCCAAAATTCGCACGTCGATCGTCAGTACAGACGACCTAGCCAAAATTGCGGCGGAATCTGCTAGCAATCCAGATGCTAGCCGTCAAATTTTTGCAGTGGGCGGCCCAGAAGTTTTAGAACGATCGCAAATCCCGCAAATCTTTGGACGCATTTTTAATCGCGATCCGATCGTCATCAATCCCCCGCTGCTGGTGTTAGATGGTGTTCGCACAGTTTTGGGACTGCTGAACCCAGAGGCGCAGAAATCCTTGGGAACTCTGCGAACTCTGCTAGCGAATGAGTTTTTCTGCTCTCCCGCTGAGATCGATCGGCTTCAGACAACATTTGGGCTTCAGATGGAAACGGTTGAGAGCTATCTAAGACGCTATCTAAGTGTTTAA
- a CDS encoding DUF3493 domain-containing protein, producing the protein MTDLPPRSSQTLDPETRAQLLAELKSPYRGLRQFVYLACGASGCIGAFIFLTQLLAGRASAETALPNLALQVGIVVLMVSLFRWEQRTQRRKNNKKK; encoded by the coding sequence ATGACTGACCTACCCCCCCGATCGTCTCAAACCCTTGATCCTGAAACACGCGCCCAACTGCTTGCCGAGCTAAAATCACCTTACCGAGGGCTGCGCCAGTTTGTCTATCTCGCCTGCGGAGCTTCGGGTTGCATTGGGGCATTTATCTTTCTTACGCAACTCTTGGCGGGACGAGCGAGTGCAGAAACTGCGTTGCCTAATTTGGCTCTTCAGGTTGGAATTGTTGTGCTAATGGTGAGTTTATTTCGCTGGGAGCAACGGACACAGCGCAGAAAAAATAACAAAAAGAAGTAA